Within Desmodus rotundus isolate HL8 chromosome 6, HLdesRot8A.1, whole genome shotgun sequence, the genomic segment GGCATCAGAAGAGGCTTCCTGCCACACACATCTGCAAGCAACCATAATGACCCACAGTGAACCTCGGCACGTACCAGGCCCTGTGCTATGTGCTGTACTGGCACGAACTCGagtcctcataacaaccctatgagtTGAGGCCAGTCGTCCCCAGTCTATAGGTGACAAAATGCAACCCCCCATGATGATGCCCCTGCCTTTCAGCACGCCCCATCTTGACCCTCCAGCACAGAGCCTGCgggcctccctcccagcctgcttCTCCCCAGTGCACACCCGGCTGTCTTACGCCCCTGAGCCTCTGCTTATGctgttcctctgcctggaatacccTTCCTGCTTCCCAGTTCCCCACATCAGATACTGCCTCGCTAAAGGTTCCTGTTAGACATCATCCCTTCCACGAAAGCCTTTTGTGACCCCAACTCAATCAGATAATCCTGTACCTCCTCTGTACCCCACAACACACACAGCCTACCAGGCCCTGTCCTGTTTCCCTAGCTGGTCTGTGACCAACTCCCAGGCAGGAGCCATGAGTCCCACAGTGCCACGCTCAGGGCACAATGCAGGTTCGGTGTGAGTGAGTGGACAAGTGAACGTGAACAGCTAACATTACTGAGGGATTATGAAGTGCCAgcactgtgccaagtgctttACAGGTATCGTCTCATTCACTGCTCACCACTCCTTCTGAGGAGGGTTCTGTTCTTAGCacccccatttcatagatgaggaagcagaggctcgAGTGCATTCAGCATCCATCAAGCATCCAGGTAATCAGATGAAGAGCCGGTGCCTTTGCACTTTTATCTGATGGACGATCCTCAGGGGACCCCCTCCGTCAGGGCCCTGCCCCCAGACCTGAGATGGAGTAGGGGGAAAGCTCAGAAATGCCAGGCCTCCTAGGAGGAGGAAGGCGATGGTCCTGCCACCCTCTGCACCACCCAGCTCTCCTAGGCCCTCCCATCTGCTCATGGACAGCCTGACCCAGGAAGAAGAGTGGTGTGGGGAAAAGGTGTTCGGGCCCAAGATAAAAAGACACAGCATGTCCAGGGGTGCTATGGTGCTACTGCCTGTAGCCAGGCTCTGGCCATTGGGGTGCTGGGTTTTCTCAAAGGAGAGGAATGGAAGCTTGGGGAGCCTCTTGAGTAAATCCTACATGATGCCACTACACTCTACCCCTGAAGATTCCCAACGCCTGACCAGTAAATGCTAACATACTTCTGACAAGGAGTTCCGTGCCACTCCAACCCAGGCAAGATCTTCTTCCCCTAGCTGAAATTTCCCTCCTCGGGGACACCAAGGGGAGTCCACTCTGCCAGAGAAACCAACAAGCTCAGCTGGAGGGCATCTCCTTGACTTTGTCAGTAACACTGacaccccactttcctcccagaCAGAACCCATAGACAGAAATCCACCTCCTGTGGCTGCTTCATAAGGCCTCGCTTCCTCCCCGTCCTCATGCCCCTCCAGAGCTCTCCAGACACGGGATAACATGCTCTTAACTTTGAAAACCCTGTGCTTGTGTTTCCGCATTCCCTCCGTCCCCAGAGAAGGCAGAGTGGGAAGGACCAGAGAGGTGGAACGATTCCCAAAGGCTCACAGGGAAGGGGTGTCCTGAAGGACCTCACTCACCTAGTTCCCAGCCCAGAACCACACAGAGTTCCAGGTGGAAAATGCTCCCTGGACATCTGTCCCCTTCTACCCAAGTGAGGGAGCAGGAAAGATACAGATACCAGCTCGGCATGGAGAGGGGAAACTGCCGTTATGAGGTTAGCATCCTGCATTACCTGTGGCTTCTGCAGAAAGAAAACGTTATCAACGACCCAGaggttgccctgccttggagcTGCTTCAGGAGCATGTGTCCTTGGCTTCGGGGCCAGGTCGGAGGGCCGTGGGTGTGCACAGGCTGCCTGCCTGTGAGTGTGTATGCATGCACAGGGGGTGCTcttgcatgtgtgcatgtgtgtgtgtaggtgtgtacATACAAGGAAGAGGACGTTTTAAAGGGAATCTCAGAGAAGGTAATGCTTTTTCCCAAGGAAGGGAGCGATGGTGGTGGAGTCTCAGGCGGCAGGTATTCTCAGCTGGGAGAGCACAGGCTGCCTCTGATGTGATGATGGAGCCTGGGGTGCTGAGGTCCAGGCCTGGGCTCTCAAGGgccgagagagagggagaatcaGGCTGGTGTATCTCACAGGCTCCTACACCCAGCAAATGGCTCCCAAGACCAGTTGGAACCTGGCTATGTCTCGAcaaggctgggggtggaggtcCTTCTGCCATCGGGGAGACCCTTCCACCTCTCCCACATGAAGGGGCACCAAGGTCCTGAAGGAGGAAGGTAAGGACACTAGTGTGGCTAGTGTGGAATGAGCCAAGAGGCAAGGGGTGGGAAATAAGGTCAGTGAGACCCAGGGGCCATATTGCTTAGGGTTTTACAGGCCACTGTGAGGGGTGGACCCAGGCATGGGGGGACTTGAAATTCACACAATTTAGGGGGgcatccactttttaaaaatcaaaattacaagtaaaaacTTGACGCAAGGCCTTGGAAGGAGCCTAGGCAGATGAAGGGCCTACACAGGAAATGCCCCTTCGGCCAGGGCAAGAACTTTTGCTTCtgcctggagggaaggggagcccTCAGAGGGCACTGAGCAGAAGAGTGACCTGCCCCAGCTAACCTTTTAACAGGACTGGTCGGGCTGCAGAGTGGAGCATGAACTGGGGGCAGAGGGCGGGCAGTGGTCAGATTTCAAAGACAGAGCCGAGATCTGCTGACGGGGAGGATGCCAGGGGTGAGAGAAGAAAGGCGGACAGTTCACCTGAGGCTTTAGGCCTGATCCAGGTATGTGCAactgaggaggggaaggggagctcTTGTGACTGACCTCATTCCATGCAGATCTCTGCCTTACCTGTCACACCACAGCCCTGAGCCCGAGCTTCCACTCCTCTCACGCCACAACGAAGCCGATATACCCAGATAGGTGGAGTAACTTGCCTAATGTCACACAGCAGGTAAACAGCGCAGCCTGGATTCAAACCCGGGTTCTCCCAACTCCCAAATGGATATCTGCTCTAATATACTAGGAAAAGCAAGATTGGGGGACCCTAGTAGCATGTCTGGTGGAAAAGGCAGTTCCTGGAGGTGAAGCACATTCCAGAGACCACAGGATCCTGTGGGACcaccccaccactacccccataAAAGACTTGCAAAGAAAATTCTCGGCACCCTACGCCACTCTCTTCCCTGACTCCTTCCTCACCCTGTTTCGCATCCACTGACTGGGATTTCAGCTGCAATCTTGGGGAAATGCTTTCGGCAACTCCCAAGTTTTCTTAATTCACTGACAAGGTAATGACTGCCTCGATCCACCGTACCCATTTTTTAAAGGAGTTTCTGCATTGGGATGCAGAGTAGGCTTCTCTGATTTAGAGAAAACCCGGACTTGATCTCCTGACTTAGCCCCTAAGACAATTCACTGCAATTAAACTACAGGAATTGGTGGTCCCAGATGCATCCACCCAACAGATTTAGTTTCCAAATGAGTTCCCCCACCATCACAGTAATCCAGCTGGCTTGGAtggatatttttattatcattatgaaTTTGAAGGGCCTCAGCTCATCATTTGGGATGTTCGATTCTGCTGTAGCTTACCTAGAACGGCTCACGCCACCCTCTACACCTGCTCCTCATTCGGAGCCGTGAGAAATTGACACCGCAGTGGAAGCCCTGCCTTGTGACTCTTTCACCATCTTGAAGCTTTGTTCTTTTCAAACCACATCGCTTTGACCTCAGGAACAGCACCTGGCAGGCCAAGTCGAACAGCCCTTgtcccctccagccctcccccagccccgtgCTTCTGGCAAAACCTGTCAGCAGGAGCAGATATTTGATCTGTCGGAGAAGCTGCGGTGTTACACTGCCCAGATGTTTCACTCACCAGACGGAAGGCTTAGGTTACAGCTTAGATCAGGGCTGTTCCAGCCTACAGACCCCATGCCCACCCGCCACCTCCAGCCCCAACAGACAAGACCCATGGGCCACGTGGCCAACGGAGGTGGAGTGATAGGGCCTGCATGGAGTCGGGGGCTCAGTGAAATGACCCCTTTAGGGTCTAGAAGGCATGTACTCTCAACGCCTTCTAGGGGCCATTCAGACTGGACGATGCCTCCCCCAGTGCTCAGACCCCTGTATCTCCTTGCCCCCTAAAACCATTTTCATTCCCTGCCAGTAGTTTGAAAAGAGTCTGGATGGAGCCTGGAAACTCCCCAACAGAAACAGAACTCACTGCGATCAATGTGGCTGGAGTTTCCAGGCCCCCCAAATGTGCCTGATTCTCCCCAAACATCCTGGAACTGCACTTTGCTGCAaagaatgggggggagggggacattaCAAATtcagaactaaaaaaaatattctttctgccGTCAGAAGGAAGTCAGGCACGAGAGACACActctggaggaggggtggggggggggcaggcccACATCCCATCCATAGAAGCAGGACGCGGCCCTCACCCTCTCTTGTATAAAAGACCCCTCTTGTTCCAGGGGTTGCTAAAAACCGTGCACCTGACTCGGTGAAATGTGTGCTAAGATCTAGTCACTGCAGGAAACTTCATCCCAAGACCAAAACCAGGCTGTAGTGAATTTTGGATTTAACCCGGCATCACCGGGAGACTTAGGGAACTCCAGCAGGAGTGCCAGCTGCTGGCTGTCTGACAGTGGGGCCACTGAGGCCAGGCCAGAATGTGGCACGGAGAATGGTGAGCTCCTGCCGAACACCCTTCTCCCTTTGAAGGAGTGGCCACAGGCAGATACTGGGCACCCATTCCTAGGGCAGCCCTGGAGGGCCCAAGGGATCGTCCAGTCCAACCCTCACTTTTAGTCAGGGGGACTGGCCTGGAGAGGGGACGGTCACCCCAGTGCCGACTTCTCCCCTCGTTGTGAAGCTTCTTCCTACCTTAGATGGTCAGGGCTCAAAGGGATCCCTCCAAAGTCCCCTAACACCCACCGTTTGCTGATGAGGACTACAGAGACCCCGGAATTCCCCAAGGCATGAAGAAGAGGATGGGCAGCCTTTCCAACCGCTCTCAGTGCTCAGAATCACCAAGAAACCTCATCCTCCAAGGGCAGCAGTTCCCAATCTTCTGTATTTTTAGCAGCAGAAGCCACCCTCCAAACAAAACCTCTTGCAAAACCTGAAGCTACAAAACAGATCAGGGGCGGCCCTGCGTGGTGGAGCCTGAACCGGGCCCCCGACTCCCCTTCCAGCACCTAAGACACTTTCCCCAGGGCCCCGTGTGGAGCTCAGTCTAAAACCCAAGGCCTCGAGGGGCTGGCAGCCCTGGAGCTGAAGCAGCTAGATCAGGCGGGCTCTTATTTAAGACCCCTGCAGGGTGTGGCTGGTCTCTGAGACCTGGACAACTTCGTTCTCCACCAGGCCCTGGCCCCCGTCCCCATTGAGCTGTCTCATGCGCAGATTAATGGAGCCATATGTCTTCCTGGAGCCCCTGCCGGGGACGAAGGTGGGCCGGCGGTAGAGCTCGCCCTTGCACAGGGAGATCATCAACAGCACCGACAAGAGCATGCCGCCCACTGTGAGCAGCCCCAGGCCGGCGATGATGCACTTGTCCAGGTGGGACCCCAGGCGGGCGTAGTACATCTCCAGTCGCTCCATCTCCCGCGCTGTCACGGAGTCCGGGTTGATGCGGGCCTCACGGGGGATGGCATATGCCGTCACCACCAGGAGGATCCCACTCACCAGGAAAACCAGAGCAGAGACAAAGCCATAATCCACCGGGCGGCTCACGGGCTCCAGCCCCGGCCCCTCTTCTGAATGCAGGGACAGGTCATCCCGCTGGGATCGGGGCCTCGAGGGGATACCtgtgggggggctgggggagctgccCAGTCTGATGTCCCCGGGGTTCTGGAAGTGGGTCTCATGCTCCTCCAAGGAGAAGCAGGCGTTCTCCACACCCTCCCTGGGTGGGGCCCCGAGGCCTAGAGGAGCTGGTCTCCTGGGGGTCTGCGGACCGTTGCTCAGTGTCTTCAGTTCCAGCCCAGGGGGGGATGCCATTGGGAAGGAGGGCCCCAGCTCATCCCTTGGCCCCTTGGCAgctggaagagaaaacagaaagtcaGTCGAATGTAGCGAACCTCTCCCAAGGCCCTGCTGGTGTTGGACAGCACGCTGGGCCCCCAGGGGTGTGCAGAGGAGTCAGGCGCTGCTCCCACCTGGGGGAGCCCGCCAAgcggagggggaggtggggaagagcaCAAAGACGGCAGTGAGAGCCACTCTGTGCTAGGGTCCTGCTCCACCGCTGGCGGGCATGTGGCTTTGGGCCACTCACAtatcctctctgggcctcagtttccccatctactAAATGACATTACTGCCACCACTCCCTATGTAACGGGCTGATGTCGAGAGTGAGATGAACTGCATAAAGCACTCATAACAGTAAGTGCTCAGGAAGTACCAGCGATGAGTTATTATGATGATGGAGGGAGCTTACATACAGTAGGTAtcgggttcaaatcccagcttcacCCCTTGAGCTTGGGCACTCGATTTTCTTATCTGTTAAGTGGGAATCAGCCAAATGCCTCCCTCATTGGGATGATGTGAGGATTTCATAAAACGATGCATGGAAGGCCCAGCCGGTTCAATTAATGCACACTCTTGTGATGCAGTGAGGAAGGCCGGGAGCGGGGAGGGTTcaggatggtggaggtggtgtgGAAACGAAGAGGAGACAGACTGGGAAGGTTCTGGGACATGGTGGCATTTGAACCAGACCTGAGACCGTGAGTGGGAACCGAGCAGTAAGTGGATGCGGGCATTCTGGACAGGGGGACCAGGTACCTCAGAGGTCACCTGGGGCCAACTCTCAAAGGACTTGACAGCCAGGCCAAGGAGCCAGGGAGGTGAGTGTTGGGGCAGGGAGTGCTGGCTGCTGCCTAATCTCAGAACgctctctctggctgctgtgcagAGGCCAGGGGCCCGGGGAGGAATCTGATGTGGTCAGGGCGACATACACAGAGACATAGGGGAAGGAGTGTATTTGAGAGCCAGACCGAGGTCAACGTCCAATGGCTTCATGTAAGTAGAAGACCGGGGATGCGGGGGACAGGTTCGGGAGGAGGTGAACCTGGATGAGGACTACAGAAggggagatggggtgggagggggaaagggggcgCTCTGCGCAAAGAGGAGATGGCCCACCCAGGACCTGAACACGCATCcacacagacaggcaggcaggcagcgcAAGTGCATTCCTGCCAAAGGACACCCATTCACAGCCCGCGGGCCACCTTTGG encodes:
- the TMEM74B gene encoding transmembrane protein 74B, whose amino-acid sequence is MASPPGLELKTLSNGPQTPRRPAPLGLGAPPREGVENACFSLEEHETHFQNPGDIRLGSSPSPPTGIPSRPRSQRDDLSLHSEEGPGLEPVSRPVDYGFVSALVFLVSGILLVVTAYAIPREARINPDSVTAREMERLEMYYARLGSHLDKCIIAGLGLLTVGGMLLSVLLMISLCKGELYRRPTFVPGRGSRKTYGSINLRMRQLNGDGGQGLVENEVVQVSETSHTLQGS